TATAAATGCATAGGCAATGCTTTTTAAGGCTTGGAAGGATCGTCGGCTACTGTGCCCCGCTCAAAATACGGGATATCTGATTCAGCTCTTCTTGGTTAAAGGTACTATTTTTCAAACAACTTACAGAGTCCAGGAGTTGCGCGCTGCTGCTGGCCCCTACCAATACCGAGGTAACCCTGGGGTCTTTCAGCAACCAGGCCAGTGCCATTTGGGCCAGGCTTTGTCCCCTTTCCATTGCCAGCGCATTCAGCTCCAGGATCTGTTGCAGCCGTTCGCTTGTGATCTGGTCCTTTTGAAGAAAGCCATGTTTTTTTGCGGCTCTAGAGTTTTTGGGAATGCCCTTCAGATAGCGGTTGGTGAGCAATCCCTGGGCGAGGGGCGAAAAAGGAATGCAGCCAACCCCCTCTTTTTCCAGCAGGTCCAGCAGTCCGTCTTCTACCCAGCGCTCGAACATGGAGTACTTGGGTTGATGGATGATACAGGGGGTTCCCAGTTTTTTCAGTATCTTAAACGCTTTCGCTGCTTCTTCCTTCCGGTAATTGGAAATGCCGGCATACAGGGCCTTGCCTTGCCGTACGATCAGGTCCAGCGCACCCATTGTTTCTTCCAGCGGCGTTTCCGGATCCGGCCGGTGGTGATAAAATATATCCACATAGTCCAGCTTCATGCGTTTCAGGCTTTGATCCAGGCTCGATACCAGGTATTTTTTAGATCCCCAGTCCCCGTAAGGCCCCTCCCACATAGTATACCCTGCCTTTGTAGAAATGATCAATTCATCCCGGTGGTGTTTGAAATCCGTATGCAGGATCTTCCCAAAATTGGTTTCTGCAGATCCCGGAGGCGGACCATAATTGTTTGCCAGGTCGAAATGGGTGATACCAGCATCAAACGCACTATGCAGGGTTTTACGATACACTTTTTCGTCATCCACATCACCAAAGTTATGCCATAGCCCCAGCGAAATTGCCGGTAGTTTTAAGCCAGACACCCCGCATCTGCGGTATTGCATTTCAGTATAACGCGATGGATTAAATTTCATGGTATAAACTATTTTATATAAAAATGATTACTTGATTTTCCGTTCACTATTCAATGCCGTTTTTTAGCACACGGACGTCCAATATATGCGCACAGATTCCTCAGATTTTCACAGAACGGCTGTGGCTTATGGTCTACTTTCCAGCAACATACCTTAGGGACAGGTATTGGTTCGCCATTGACGATCCACCATTGACTATTAACGATGCACATTCACTAATTCGCTATTCACTACTTCAGCTCATCCAGCACTTTGTACATTTTCCGGACCAGGGCCAGCTGGCTTCCGTTATAGTTATTTACAAGAAACGAGAAAATGTAGTCCTTCCCATCTTTTGACTTTTGATAGCCTGAAAAGCCTTTCACCCGGTTAATGGTGCCGCTTTTCATCTTCATATCGTTATATAGTGGGAAGCCTTCGTAATAGTCCGCAAACCAGGACTGTTCCCGGGCGTATTTTAAAATAGCAACCTGTGCCCTTGTGGTGATCCTGTTTTGAGGCGACAGGCCCGATCCGTCATACAAATGCAGTTCATCCACATCCACCCCCCTTGTTTTCCAGTGTTCCTGCACGGCCGCTATTCCATTATCGGTAGTAGCCATTCCCTTACGGTTTAGCCCTACCGTTCGTAATAACGCTTCACCGTAAAGATTAATGCTTTTGCGCAAAAACCAGTAAATGATCTTTGAGAGTTCCGGCGAACTGTTTGTGTAAAACCAATGCACCTCCTTTGCCTCCTTATTTGTTGTCGTTACAACATTTCCGGAAAAGCGAACGGTACTTTTTAAACTATTAATCACCGTTTTTACAAATTGGTTAGCAGGATCATAAATCGATCCGGATACCACAAACCCGTTCTGCCCGGCAGGGATCGTTCCCCTGAGCACACCCGTTTGACGGCCCATTGAAGGGTAAAACAACGTGCTGTTGTCTCCTGAATTCTTTTCAGCAGCTGTGGCCAGTGAAGTGATCCGGTAATCGTAGAGATACGGTACTGTTTTTACTACCGAAACCGCGCTGCCCAACGCAGCCCCCGATTTCAACACCAGGTCAAACTGGTTCTCCCGCCAGTTGAGCGCCTGTGCGCCGGCACCATAATAATTTCCCAGGTCCTGCCAGATCCATCCTTCAGGAATGGTTTCATCGCCCCATTTCCCGGTATAAATCACCACATTCCTGAGTTCCCGGATGCCCTCCGCCTGCAATGCGGCTTTAAGCCTTGCCAGGAAAGCACTGTCCTTTGTTTCCGGCCATCGCCAGCTGGCCAAACTGGGATCACCGGATGGCTCAATGTACAGACTTTTGCCGCCGGGCGTTTTTACAATTCCAAACCGGGTTTCGTACCGGTAACCGGCGCCCAGTACATCAAACGCTGTAGCCGCTGTTACAATCTTCTCCGTAGACGCCGTTGCCATGCCCACCTTACTATTCTGATCATAAACGATATCTCCCGTTGCAGCATCAACCACATATAGCGAACTTAATGCATACTTCAACTGCGCATCCGCGTTAAAGGCGTCCATTGCCGTTGCAAGTTTCTGAGCTACCTGCCCCTGCACCGTGGTCCATCCCAGCAGTATTCCTAGAAAAAGTAAACGTTGCATAATCCTCTCATTAAGAAAGGAAAAATACAACATTATTCAGAAGAACGCTGCAGGCATCGGACATTTTTGATTGTACATCCACTGTCGTTTTATTAACGCCCCGGAAGCGTACCGGTGTTAATGGTTAGAGCAGGCGCAATCAACACACCTGCGATAATCCTGAAAACTCAGGAAAACGGTATTCATTCCGTACCTACCAGCAACGCAGTTAAATAAGCAAGTTGCCGGCAACAGCATCTATCTGAAATTAAACAAGGTAGCAGTAAACATACCCCGTTCTCTTTTTTTAAAAATCACATCCCAGTTACCGATATAACGAAGTACCGAAGGCACCAACAGTCGCCCCACTTTTGTTAACTCCACTTCCATGTGCACATCAAAATCATAGGCCCCGGTATTATAGCTCAGATCATAGGTACGACCCATTATTTCAAAAGTACGATCGTTAAACCAGGTGGTCATTTTATCATATACAATCCGGTTCCGGTCAGACCCGCTCAATCCTTCCTTTGCTTTGATTTCAAATTTATAGGCGTTCCTTCCATTGTACGAAACATAGTCAATGATATAATCGTACAGATCCGCGATGCGGGGATCGAAGATATTGCTCTTTTCACCCATTAACGGAATACCGGGTATCTTTTTCCCGGGGTTGAAAAAAAGCATTTTCAGCTGCTCCTTTCGTTTTTCGATGCCCGATTTATCTTTTGGATTCAGGCCGGTACTGCCCACAATATTTGTTTCTCCGCATACTTTACCAACGGTAAAAAAAAGCCCTGCATACAACTCCGCTGTATAATAGTTATACCCGCCATTCTTATCCGCCATATCTCCCGTTGTATTTTCATATTCCCTCGTCATGGTGCGGCAACCGCCCCGATAAGTCTGATGTGTTTTGCTGTTGAGCGAAGCGATCTGCCGTCCCTGCTTATCCTTCATCACAATATTGTTTAACGAAGAAAAACTAAGCATCCTTAAATTCTTAAAGGCTTTATAAAAGGTGGTATCTTTTTTAACCCGGTCGATAAAGCTGGGTACGTTCAGTTTATTATTGACCACCACTTCCGAAAGCGTTACCATCTGTGCCAGGTGCTCATTTTCCAATGAGTCCTGTACAGCTTCGTTTACCTGCGCGCCCAGCCATTGACAGATGCCCTGCAGTAATAAAAGAAAAAAGATTTTTAGTTTCATCATTGAAAAAGAAGCAGGCTCTTTTAAAACGTTAAAGTGCCAACAGGCTACAGCCACGGATATCGCTGTTATCCCGCCTGCCCAATACTTCAAAGGTTCCGTTTGCATGTACAATGCCCAGATCGTCTGTAGCAATAAAGCTGCAGGAATATATATTGGCAAGGTCAATCACATTTAGTACCCCGCGGCCGGGCCCGGTAATCACCGAAAGCGGATCTTCTTCTTCTCTCAGCGCCATTCGCATCCAAGCAGGCGTATCAAAGATCCCTGCTCCTTTCGAATAGGCTTGCGACAGCAACTCCGTCATCCCGTATTCGGAATGAATGGCTGTCGTACCAAGATGTTGGTTTAACCGGTCGTGCACTTCGGCGCGGATCAGCTCACGCCTCCGTCCTTTCATGCCACCTGTTTCCATAACGATCGTATGTTGCAGTGCCCGGGGAAACTGTTCTGCAAAATCAAGCAGCGCATACGTTACCCCAATGAGCAGGGTCTTTTGCCCCTGCTCCTCCAGCTGCTGCAACGTTTGAGCCAGGGATTCAAAATCATGAAGGTAAAAACCACTTTGCGGATGTTTACTATCCCGTATCAACCGGTCTACCATAAACACCAGTGAAGAATGCCCCCGTTCCAGGTAAGAAGGCAGTAAACCCAGGATACAGAAGTCCGCAGCCGGTCCGTAAAACAACTCAAAGGCTCTTGTAAAACTTCTGGTATACAAGGCCGCCTCTTTTACCAGGTGCCTGCTGTTGACCGTGCCGGTAGTGCCACTGCTTTCAAAGTACAATTCCGGCTCAAAAGAGGTAGCGGTCACCGCATGTGTTTTAAAAAAACGGATCGGCAGGAACGGGATATCCTGCAGCCGGGACACCGACGGTACGCTGCAACCGATAGCGTTGACATAACTACGGTAAATTTCGTTATGCTGATATTGAAACAGAAACACCTCTTTTGCAAGGGCTTCGAACCCAGCCGGATCCACGGAAAATAGCGACTCTTTTAATGTTTCCAATTCCATAAGAATAAGCTGCAAAAATACAAATAGGGCACAGATAAATAAAGGATTAAGTTTGCAGCAGAAACCGGGTCTTCATGACGGCAAAGGGCAAAGTTTTTTTTGATTTTATTATTTTCAGCAACCTGTTCATCGCGTGCTGCGCGGTAGCCATGTGTCTTTGCACTGTTGCTGTTTTCGATATCGGAAAACTGCCTGCCGACTATGCGGCATTTGTATTCTTTTCTACCCTTTCCAGCTACAGCATTCACTGGTATCTTACCAATGCCGATGTAGAGATTACTGCCAGCCGCACCGATTGGCTCCGGCA
The sequence above is a segment of the Niabella agricola genome. Coding sequences within it:
- the mgrA gene encoding L-glyceraldehyde 3-phosphate reductase; this translates as MKFNPSRYTEMQYRRCGVSGLKLPAISLGLWHNFGDVDDEKVYRKTLHSAFDAGITHFDLANNYGPPPGSAETNFGKILHTDFKHHRDELIISTKAGYTMWEGPYGDWGSKKYLVSSLDQSLKRMKLDYVDIFYHHRPDPETPLEETMGALDLIVRQGKALYAGISNYRKEEAAKAFKILKKLGTPCIIHQPKYSMFERWVEDGLLDLLEKEGVGCIPFSPLAQGLLTNRYLKGIPKNSRAAKKHGFLQKDQITSERLQQILELNALAMERGQSLAQMALAWLLKDPRVTSVLVGASSSAQLLDSVSCLKNSTFNQEELNQISRILSGAQ
- the dacB gene encoding D-alanyl-D-alanine carboxypeptidase/D-alanyl-D-alanine endopeptidase; this encodes MQRLLFLGILLGWTTVQGQVAQKLATAMDAFNADAQLKYALSSLYVVDAATGDIVYDQNSKVGMATASTEKIVTAATAFDVLGAGYRYETRFGIVKTPGGKSLYIEPSGDPSLASWRWPETKDSAFLARLKAALQAEGIRELRNVVIYTGKWGDETIPEGWIWQDLGNYYGAGAQALNWRENQFDLVLKSGAALGSAVSVVKTVPYLYDYRITSLATAAEKNSGDNSTLFYPSMGRQTGVLRGTIPAGQNGFVVSGSIYDPANQFVKTVINSLKSTVRFSGNVVTTTNKEAKEVHWFYTNSSPELSKIIYWFLRKSINLYGEALLRTVGLNRKGMATTDNGIAAVQEHWKTRGVDVDELHLYDGSGLSPQNRITTRAQVAILKYAREQSWFADYYEGFPLYNDMKMKSGTINRVKGFSGYQKSKDGKDYIFSFLVNNYNGSQLALVRKMYKVLDELK
- a CDS encoding LuxE/PaaK family acyltransferase, producing the protein MELETLKESLFSVDPAGFEALAKEVFLFQYQHNEIYRSYVNAIGCSVPSVSRLQDIPFLPIRFFKTHAVTATSFEPELYFESSGTTGTVNSRHLVKEAALYTRSFTRAFELFYGPAADFCILGLLPSYLERGHSSLVFMVDRLIRDSKHPQSGFYLHDFESLAQTLQQLEEQGQKTLLIGVTYALLDFAEQFPRALQHTIVMETGGMKGRRRELIRAEVHDRLNQHLGTTAIHSEYGMTELLSQAYSKGAGIFDTPAWMRMALREEEDPLSVITGPGRGVLNVIDLANIYSCSFIATDDLGIVHANGTFEVLGRRDNSDIRGCSLLAL